A single genomic interval of Synechococcales cyanobacterium CNB harbors:
- a CDS encoding bifunctional riboflavin kinase/FAD synthetase, translating into MPRSVVSVGTFDGVHAGHAALIARARSIADRASGAEVVVLAFDPHPATRLHPESAPPRLGSFERRSELLRQAGADRVERLEPTSELLSQSPESFVESIADRLAPIAFVEGPDFRFGKGRTGDTSVLASIGKRHGFAVDVVPPVAVALNDQSVVTASSTIARWLVQHGRVRDAWAVLTRPHELTGRVVRGDRRGRGLGFPTANLDTPCLPPADGVYAGVAFLDDGRSFPAAVSVGSKPMFNGAARAVEASLLDAPTGDGPCLAGLPEYGWNLRIALVGWVREQLRFESVDSLIAQMHRDCNRVRGIVARVSTPQPAAAGAHS; encoded by the coding sequence ATGCCCCGCTCGGTGGTCAGCGTCGGCACGTTCGACGGTGTCCATGCCGGACACGCCGCGCTGATCGCCCGCGCCCGATCCATCGCGGACAGGGCCAGCGGTGCAGAGGTGGTCGTGCTGGCGTTCGATCCGCACCCCGCGACGCGCCTGCACCCTGAATCCGCACCGCCGCGGCTCGGCTCGTTCGAGCGACGATCGGAACTGCTCCGCCAGGCCGGCGCGGACCGTGTCGAACGCCTCGAACCCACGTCCGAACTGCTCTCGCAGTCGCCCGAGTCATTCGTCGAGTCGATCGCTGACCGTCTCGCGCCGATCGCCTTCGTTGAAGGACCGGACTTCAGATTCGGCAAGGGGCGCACCGGCGACACCTCCGTCCTCGCCTCGATCGGAAAGCGGCACGGCTTCGCCGTCGATGTCGTGCCGCCCGTCGCCGTCGCGCTCAACGATCAATCGGTCGTCACGGCTTCCAGCACCATCGCCCGATGGCTCGTGCAGCATGGACGAGTACGCGACGCGTGGGCCGTGCTGACGCGGCCGCACGAGCTCACGGGCCGCGTCGTCCGGGGCGACAGGCGCGGCAGAGGCCTCGGTTTCCCGACCGCGAACCTCGATACGCCCTGTTTGCCGCCGGCCGACGGCGTGTACGCCGGCGTGGCGTTCCTCGACGACGGCCGCTCGTTCCCTGCGGCCGTCAGCGTCGGCAGCAAGCCCATGTTCAACGGCGCCGCTCGCGCGGTCGAGGCCTCTCTCCTCGACGCGCCCACGGGGGATGGACCGTGCCTTGCCGGACTGCCAGAGTATGGCTGGAACCTCCGCATCGCCCTTGTCGGCTGGGTGCGCGAACAGCTCCGCTTCGAGAGCGTCGATTCGCTGATCGCCCAGATGCACCGCGACTGCAACCGCGTACGGGGCATCGTCGCCCGGGTCTCCACGCCTCAACCCGCCGCCGCAGGAGCGCACTCATGA